The sequence GTCGCGTCGGTCCGCTTCACGGTGGAGCCGGTGGAGACCGTTGAGCCGGTGGGCGCGGTGGGCGTGGATGCGGCGCCCGGCGTTCCCGGCAGGCCCGAGGTGTGCGTCGATCTCGAACCCCGGCCGCTCACCAGCTCGTTCCGTATCTCCCACATGACGATCGAGACGGTCGACCACCTCCGGCTGCGGCTCGTGCAGGCCGGCCGGACCGTCGGCGAGGGCGAGATCACCGCCGACAGCGGTTACGGCCAGGACGGCCCGGCCATCGCCGCCGAGGCGGAGGTGCTCGCCCGTACGCTGGCCGCGACCTGCGACGACGCCCACCACCGGGCGGACGGGTCCGACCCGGTCGCGCCGTTGCGCGCCGGGCTGGAGAAGGCGGCGGCCGACGGGGTCGGCGCACCCGCCCGGATGCTCGTGGAGATGGCCTTCCTGGACCGCGCCGCCCGTCGGGCCGGCGTGCCGGTGTGGCGGCTGCTCGGGCTGCCGGAGCCGGGGCGCGTCCGGCTCCTGCACACCGTGCCGATCGGGGAGGACATCCCCCTCGACGGCCGCCCGCTCAAGATCAAGCTGGGTGGCGCCGACGACGAACGGATTCTTCGCTCACTGCTCGGCGTCCCGGCGCCGCTGATCCTCGACGCCAACCGGGGCTGGGACCGGCAGGACTGGGAGCGGCTGCGCCCCCTGCTCGCCGAACTGGCCCCCGCCGTCCTGGAGGACCCGGTGCGCGATCCGGCGCTGCTGCCCGCGATCCGCGCCGCACTGCCCGGCACCGCCGTCGTCCTCGACGAGGGGATCGCCACCGCCGACGACGCGTCGTTCGCCGTCGGCACGGCAGGCGGCCTCAACGTCAAACTGATGCGCTTCGGCGGCATCCTTCCCGCGCTCGACGCCCTCACGGACGCCACCGAGCGGGGCGCGGCCCGGATGCTGGGCTGCTTCCTGGAGCCGCCCCGGGCCATCGCGTACGCCGCCCAGCTCGCGGGCCTGTGCGACTGGTCCGATCTGGACGGCCACTTCTGGGTCAGCGACGACCGCCCCGTCCCCTCCTACGGGCTGGACAGCTCCGCCCCGGGCATCCCCCGGATCGCGTACACCCCGGAGCCCGCACGCGGGGAGGCGCTGGCGATATGAGCGGCACGAAAGCTGTCCTGCCGTACGGGAGTTGGCCCTCCCCGATCACAGCCGACGACGCCGCGCGGGGCGACGCCCTGCTGGAGTGGGCCGGCTTCCTCGGCGACGACGTCTGCTGGACCGAGGTGCTCCCCGAGGAGGACGGCCGCAGCGGTCTGATGCGCCGGACCGCCGACGGCGTCGAGGAGGTGCTGCCGCCCGGCTGGGACGTCCGCACCCGGGTCATCGAGTACGGCGGCCGGCCCTGGCTGGCTCTGTCCGGCCGGGCGGCGGACGGGCTGGTCTTCACACACGGCCCCGACCAGCGTCTCCACCGCTGGCGGCCCGGCTCCGAACCGGTACCGCTGAGCCCTCCGGGCGCCTGGCCCGGCGAGCTCAGGTACGCGGACTTCGCCGTCCACGGCGACGAGGTCTGGTGCCTGCGCGAGACCGTGGCGGACGACACCGCCCGCAGCGCCGTGCGCCACCTGGTGGCGGTCCCGCTGGACGGCAGCGCGGCCGAGGACCCCTCCCGGGTCCGTGAACTGGCCGCCACCCACCACTTCATGACCGGACCACGCATCGAACCCGGCGGCGGCCGGGTGGCCTGGCTCGGCTGGGACCACCCCGACATGCCCTGGGACTCCACCCGGCTGATGGTCGCCGCGGTCCTCCCCGACGGCACGCTCGGCCCTCCGTCGGTCCGCATGGGCGGCGAGGGCGAAGCGGTGACCCAGGCGGACTGGGCCACCGACGGCTCGGGCACGCTGTACGCGGTCAGCGACCCGGACGGCTGGTGGAACGTCCACGCCGTCGACCGGGACGGCGGGACCCGGTCGCTCTGCCCCCGCCCGGAGGAGTTCGGCGAGGCGCTGTGGCGGATCGGCCTGCGCTGGTGTCTCCCGCTGCTGGACGGCACGCTCGCGGTGATCCACGGCGTGGGCGAGCGCCGTCTCGGCATCCTCGGGGCGGACGGGGCCCTCACCGACTTCGCCGACCCCGCCACCGAATGGCACTTCGCCGCGACCGACGGCCGCCGGATCGCCGCCGTCGCCTCCTCGCCCGGCCGCCGGCGCACGGTCGTGCTGGCCGACCCGGCCGACGGCAGCGTGAGGACCGTCCGGGCCCCGTCGGCGGAGGCCGGCTCCCGGCCGCCGACGCGCCTGCCCCGGCCGCCTGGATGCCCGCCGCGGCCGCCGACGCGCCGGCTCCGGACGCCCGGATGCCCGCCGCGGGTGCCGAGGCGCCCGCCCCGTCGGCGGAGAGCGTGCCCTCCGACGCCTACGCCACCACCCCGTTCCGGCGCACCTACCGGGCCGACGACGGCGAACCCGTCCACGTCCACGTGTACCCGCCCCACCACCCGGCGGTCACCGGTCCCGCCGACGAACTCCCGCCCTGTCTGGTCCTCGCGCACGGTGGGCCCACCAGCCGCTCCCACCTGGTGCTCAACCAGGAGATCTCGTACTTCACCAGCCGGGGCATCGGCGTGGTGGACGTCCAGTACGGCGGCTCCACCGGCTACGGCCGGGCCTACCGCGAACGGCTCCGGCACCGCTGGGGCCGGACCGACGTCCAGGACTGCGCCACCGCCGCACGCGGACTGATCGCCGAGGGCCTGGCCGACCCGGACCGCATCGCGATCCGCGGCGGCAGCGCGGGCGGCTGGACCGCCGTGGCGTCCATCGCCGCCGAACCCGGCCTCTACCGGGCCGCCGCCGTCTACTACCCGGTGCTCGACCCGGTGAGCTGGCGTGAGGAGACCCACGACTTCGAATCCCGCTACCTCGACGGCCTGATCGGCCCCTGGCCGGACACCGCCGACCGGTACGCGCGCCAGTCGCCGCTGCGCGAGGCCGACCGCATCCGCACCCCCTTCGTACTCCTCCAGGGCCTCGACGACACCGTCTGCCCGCCC is a genomic window of Streptomyces sp. YPW6 containing:
- a CDS encoding prolyl oligopeptidase family serine peptidase gives rise to the protein MVDVQYGGSTGYGRAYRERLRHRWGRTDVQDCATAARGLIAEGLADPDRIAIRGGSAGGWTAVASIAAEPGLYRAAAVYYPVLDPVSWREETHDFESRYLDGLIGPWPDTADRYARQSPLREADRIRTPFVLLQGLDDTVCPPAQAERLLRRIDPDTVPYRFLTFEGEGHGFRRSATVAASLRAELRLYADALGFTPASS